From a region of the Bacteroidota bacterium genome:
- a CDS encoding DUF4173 domain-containing protein codes for MTIKKSELGIEVFLGALLLGIIGERLLFETGWGVGAMLWVGAVAALGVWLVARWDAPLLKFERWLLLPLGMLALSFIGRDASMLKFATTMGLFAVLGLSMQSRQLHRVAGRVPGLLSTGFHSLLGYPRFLRNTVRWEVLFAGLDKETARSIVRGVLLVMPVLLVFGLLLSAADAGFGDLMYNLISVDMGSLPTRLLVIGVYTLLAGAYLRGIITDVVTDQRSKQAKGKKLKLLMLEVGIVLGLVNLMFATFVIMQLGYLFGGAEYIQAASGITLSSYARHGFFELIAVAAISLGMTLILKRCFKPTHQGHTAIFNALVVIQVGLLLVMLVSAAQRMWLYAGAYGLTELRLYASAFIVWLAFVLGWFSWSTIKNDTLNFMRGAVVAGAVVVLGLHIVNPEALIVKTNMQRAIAGAELDHEYLLTLSADAVPAMLELLPELNMADQRKLAGSLYAAWQTQPENDWRSWNLSHYRARVAMEKSMSQGGLIVSQLPLPLQPADLP; via the coding sequence ATGACGATCAAAAAATCTGAACTTGGAATTGAGGTATTTCTAGGCGCCCTTTTGCTGGGCATTATTGGCGAAAGGCTGCTTTTTGAAACCGGTTGGGGTGTTGGTGCCATGCTTTGGGTCGGGGCGGTGGCTGCGCTTGGTGTCTGGCTTGTAGCGCGCTGGGATGCTCCGCTGTTGAAATTTGAACGTTGGTTACTATTGCCGCTCGGGATGCTTGCGCTGTCGTTTATAGGCCGCGATGCAAGCATGTTGAAATTTGCTACAACAATGGGATTGTTTGCTGTGCTTGGGCTTTCCATGCAATCCAGGCAACTGCACAGGGTAGCCGGCCGCGTTCCAGGCTTGCTCTCAACAGGCTTTCATTCCTTGCTTGGCTACCCGCGCTTTTTGAGGAATACCGTACGCTGGGAGGTACTCTTTGCCGGCCTTGACAAAGAAACTGCACGGTCAATTGTCCGCGGCGTTTTGCTTGTTATGCCTGTACTGCTGGTGTTTGGATTGTTACTTTCTGCCGCAGATGCCGGGTTTGGCGACCTGATGTACAATTTGATTTCCGTTGATATGGGTTCGTTGCCAACGCGGCTGCTGGTTATTGGGGTGTATACTTTACTAGCTGGCGCGTACCTGCGTGGTATTATTACAGATGTTGTGACTGATCAGCGGAGTAAGCAGGCGAAAGGTAAAAAGCTCAAGTTGCTTATGCTGGAGGTAGGCATTGTTCTGGGGCTGGTCAATCTGATGTTTGCCACCTTCGTTATTATGCAACTTGGCTATCTGTTTGGCGGCGCTGAATACATCCAGGCCGCCAGCGGCATAACGCTTTCAAGCTATGCGCGCCACGGATTCTTTGAACTGATTGCAGTTGCCGCTATTTCTTTGGGTATGACGTTGATTTTGAAGCGGTGTTTTAAACCCACCCATCAGGGGCACACGGCTATATTCAACGCCCTGGTTGTAATTCAAGTGGGCTTATTGTTGGTGATGCTGGTATCAGCAGCGCAGCGCATGTGGTTGTATGCCGGGGCGTATGGGCTTACTGAACTAAGACTTTATGCAAGCGCATTTATAGTATGGCTCGCGTTTGTGCTGGGTTGGTTTAGCTGGTCTACAATCAAAAATGACACCCTAAACTTCATGCGCGGTGCAGTGGTGGCGGGTGCGGTTGTAGTGTTAGGGTTACACATAGTAAATCCCGAAGCACTCATTGTTAAAACAAATATGCAGCGCGCGATTGCTGGCGCCGAATTGGACCATGAATACCTGTTAACCCTGAGTGCAGACGCTGTCCCTGCAATGCTGGAGTTGCTACCAGAACTAAATATGGCAGATCAGCGCAAGCTTGCGGGAAGTCTGTATGCAGCCTGGCAGACGCAGCCGGAAAATGACTGGCGTTCCTGGAATTTATCACACTACCGGGCACGCGTGGCGATGGAAAAAAGCATGAGCCAGGGCGGTTTGATTGTCAGTCAATTGCCCTTGCCACTACAGCCGGCTGATCTTCCATAA
- a CDS encoding helix-turn-helix domain-containing protein: MATFAHNGKSFSCPVELSLSVIQGKWKILILWHLRGDTLRYSELRKALPRITHKMLSQQLKELEADGVVHREVYPVVPPKVEYSLTPEGMTLLPMLIEMQQWGMRFKQTHHIQINR, translated from the coding sequence ATGGCCACATTTGCGCATAACGGCAAGTCTTTTTCTTGCCCGGTAGAGTTATCACTCAGCGTAATTCAAGGGAAGTGGAAAATTTTGATACTTTGGCACCTGCGAGGCGATACATTACGCTACAGCGAGTTGCGCAAAGCGCTCCCCAGAATCACGCATAAAATGCTTTCACAACAGTTGAAAGAACTTGAAGCAGATGGTGTTGTGCACCGCGAAGTTTATCCGGTTGTGCCTCCCAAGGTTGAATACTCTCTTACACCAGAGGGCATGACCCTGCTGCCCATGCTTATAGAAATGCAGCAGTGGGGCATGCGGTTCAAACAAACCCACCACATCCAGATCAACAGATGA
- a CDS encoding type 1 glutamine amidotransferase domain-containing protein encodes MSASIDILQPRRILMVASNPATSAQTGWLIGFWWAELTHPYWVFSENGYTVDIASPEGGALRGDSWSDPRDDSGYSADDLISLGFIHSPEHMARVEQSLKLATVNLDDYDAIFICGGQAPMYTFYDNQELAGMVARCYEAGKVVAVVCHATCILLHTYLSNGSLLVEGKTWTGFADAEEAFADQYVGQKIQPFWIETEAKKLADTNFIVNSAFKPHAIRDGNLITGQQQYSGTAAATLIVEALGV; translated from the coding sequence ATGAGTGCATCAATAGACATTTTACAGCCACGTCGCATCCTGATGGTTGCGTCTAATCCTGCTACATCTGCACAAACGGGATGGCTCATTGGATTCTGGTGGGCAGAATTAACGCATCCCTATTGGGTGTTTTCTGAAAACGGATATACGGTAGACATAGCCAGTCCCGAAGGGGGTGCTTTACGCGGTGATTCCTGGAGTGATCCACGCGATGATAGTGGGTATTCTGCTGATGATCTGATCAGTCTCGGATTTATCCATTCACCCGAACATATGGCACGCGTCGAGCAGTCCTTAAAACTCGCTACGGTTAATCTTGACGATTATGATGCCATTTTCATTTGTGGCGGTCAGGCGCCAATGTACACGTTCTACGACAACCAGGAACTGGCCGGCATGGTGGCGCGGTGTTACGAAGCCGGCAAGGTTGTCGCAGTAGTTTGTCATGCAACCTGCATTCTGCTGCACACGTACCTTTCAAATGGCTCATTACTGGTTGAGGGCAAAACATGGACGGGCTTCGCAGATGCAGAAGAGGCTTTTGCTGATCAGTATGTCGGCCAGAAAATCCAGCCCTTTTGGATTGAGACTGAAGCGAAAAAACTGGCCGACACCAATTTTATTGTGAACAGCGCTTTCAAGCCTCATGCTATACGTGACGGCAATTTGATTACGGGACAGCAGCAGTATTCAGGTACGGCTGCTGCTACCCTTATCGTTGAAGCGCTTGGGGTATAA